From the Lathyrus oleraceus cultivar Zhongwan6 chromosome 4, CAAS_Psat_ZW6_1.0, whole genome shotgun sequence genome, one window contains:
- the LOC127076401 gene encoding 3-epi-6-deoxocathasterone 23-monooxygenase CYP90D1, translating to MDTTWILFVTPILLCTLIFYCRNKLSLKLKSKHRNQLPLGTLGLPFIGETIEFVSCAYTDRPESFMNKRRAMYGKVFKSHIFGSPTIVSTDADVNKFILQSDAKLFVPSYPKSLMKLMGESSILLINGTLQRRIHGLIGAFFKSQQLKIQITTDMEKYVQESMANWKEDQPIYIQDETKKIAFYVLVKALISLDPGEEMELLKKHFQEFISGLMSLPINLPGTKLYQSLQAKRKMAKLVRKTIEARRNKGITEVPKDVVDVLLNDTSERLTDDLIADNIIDMMIPGEDSVPVLMTLATKYLSECPAALQQLTEENIQLKKLKDQLEEPLCWSDYLSLPFTQRVITETLRMGNIINGVMRKALKDVEIKGYLIPQGWCVFANFRSVHLDEKNYDCPYQFNPWRWQNKEMNSYNFSPFGGGQRLCPGIDLARLEASIFLHHLVTQFRWYAEDDTIVNFPTVRMKRRMPIVVKRVEI from the exons ATGGACACTACTTGGATTCTGTTTGTGACACCAATTTTGTTGTGCACTTTGATCTTCTACTGCAGAAACAAGCTTAGTCTTAAGCTCAAATCAAAACACAGAAATCAGCTTCCACTAGGCACTCTTGGATTGCCTTTTATTGGTGAAACCATAGAGTTTGTTTCTTGTGCTTATACCGATCGGCCTGAAAGCTTCATGAACAAGCGACGCGCCAT GTATGGTAAGGTGTTCAAGTCACACATATTTGGAAGCCCAACCATTGTTTCAACAGATGCAGATGTGAACAAGTTCATACTACAAAGTGATGCAAAGCTTTTTGTTCCTTCTTATCCTAAGTCATTGATGAAGTTAATGGGAGAGTCTTCTATTTTGCTCATCAATGGAACCTTACAAAGGAGAATACATGGACTTATTGGAGCTTTCTTCAAGTCTCAGCAGTTAAAGATTCAGATTACTACAGATATGGAGAAATATGTTCAAGAATCAATGGCAAATTGGAAAGAGGACCAGCCTATATACATACAAGATGAAACAAAAAAG ATTGCTTTTTATGTACTAGTGAAGGCATTGATTAGTTTGGATCCAGGTGAAGAAATGGAACTTCTGAAAAAACATTTTCAGGAATTTATATCTGGCCTCATGTCTTTGCCAATAAACCTACCGGGAACAAAACTTTATCAATCTTTACAGGCAAAAAGGAAAATGGCGAAATTAGTGAGAAAAACTATCGAAGCTAGAAGAAATAAAGGCATCACTGAAGTTCCAAAAGATGTAGTAGATGTGCTTCTCAATGATACAAGTGAAAGATTGACAGATGATTTAATAGCGGATAATATTATCGATATGATGATTCCTGGAGAGGACTCAGTTCCAGTTCTTATGACTCTGGCTACTAAGTACCTTTCAGAATGCCCTGCTGCTTTGCAACAATTGACG GAGGAAAATATACAGCTCAAGAAACTCAAAGATCAGCTTGAGGAGCCATTGTGTTGGAGTGATTACTTATCATTGCCATTTACTCAAAGA GTTATAACAGAAACTTTGAGAATGGGGAATATTATAAATGGTGTTATGAGAAAGGCCTTAAAAGATGTTGAAATAAAAGGGTATTTAATACCACAAGGGTGGTGTGTGTTTGCAAATTTTAGATCAGTTCATCTAGATGAGAAAAACTATGACTGTCCTTATCAATTCAATCCATGGAGGTGGCAA AATAAAGAGATGAACAGTTACAATTTCAGTCCTTTTGGAGGGGGACAAAGGCTGTGTCCTGGTATTGATTTGGCTAGGCTAGAAGCTTCCATATTTCTACATCACCTTGTTACTCAATTCAG GTGGTATGCTGAAGACGATACAATAGTGAACTTCCCAACAGTAAGAATGAAAAGAAGGATGCCCATCGTAGTAAAAAGAGTGGAAATTTAA